From one Leishmania panamensis strain MHOM/PA/94/PSC-1 chromosome 9 sequence genomic stretch:
- the GPI12 gene encoding N-acetyl-D-acetylglucosaminylphosphatidylinositol deacetylase (TriTrypDB/GeneDB-style sysID: LpmP.09.0060), whose translation MHSVTVVCLSVVLALLLLLWLKISNLAGTSVRSDVLLVLAHPDDEAMFFTPLLHSLRAQRVTVHLLCLSNGNYAGMGKEREKELYASGAFFGVQRRNIRVVDHTDLQDGMGNVWSPLVIRREVESYMQKAGNISTIVTFDKYGVSGHPNHIAVHNGVRGLKENMPPGLLHLQLRSRSLLFKYVGLLAVLPYVLWSSTSASRTSFVAVIPPASAWESMAAMRKHASQFVWFRYLFVIFSSYTYVNEIEEL comes from the coding sequence ATGCACAGCGTCACCGTTGTGTGCCTCAGCGTGGTGCTGGcgttgctcctgctgctgtggctgaaAATCTCGAACCTTGCCGGGACGTCCGTTCGCAGCGACGTCCTGCTTGTTTTGGCACACCCCGACGATGAGGCAATGTTTTTCACCCCACTTCTGCATTCGTTGCGGGCACAGCGGGTCACGGTACATCTTCTGTGCCTGTCCAATGGCAACTACGCTGGGATGGGAAAGGAGCGCGAAAAGGAGCTCTATGCCAGTGGTGCTTTCTTCGGAGTGCAGCGACGCAACATTCGAGTCGTCGACCACACCGACTTGCAAGACGGTATGGGTAACGTCTGGAGTCCGCTGGTAATTCGCAGGGAAGTCGAGTCGTACATGCAGAAAGCCGGTAACATCAGCACCATTGTTACGTTTGACAAGTATGGTGTCTCTGGCCATCCTAACCACATTGCAGTTCACAATGGCGTGCGGGGGCTCAAGGAAAACATGCCTCCAGggctcctccacctgcagctCAGATCACGCAGCCTTTTGTTCAAGTACGTAGGACTGCTGGCGGTTCTCCCTTACGTCCTGTGGTCATCCACAAGCGCTAGTCGCACGAGCTTTGTCGCCGTCATTCCACCCGCATCAGCCTGGGAGAGCATGGCCGCCATGCGCAAGCACGCCAGCCAGTTTGTCTGGTTTCGCTACTTGTTTGTAATTTTCTCTTCGTACACCTACGTGAATGAGATCGAAGAGCTCTAG